Proteins from a genomic interval of Herpetosiphonaceae bacterium:
- a CDS encoding VOC family protein: protein MKQSIGLVSLVVREYDEAIAFYVDTLGFTLVEDTYIPQQDKRWVVVAPAGSHGAHLLLARAVGQEQASRIGNQTGGRVFLFLYTDDFWRDFHAYQARGVVFVREPRDESYGTVAVFSDLYGNLWDLVQPRQGS from the coding sequence ATGAAGCAATCAATCGGACTCGTAAGCCTTGTGGTTCGTGAGTATGACGAAGCCATTGCGTTCTATGTCGACACGCTTGGCTTTACCCTGGTCGAGGACACCTACATTCCCCAGCAAGACAAGCGCTGGGTCGTGGTCGCACCGGCAGGCTCGCATGGCGCTCACCTCCTGCTCGCTCGCGCCGTAGGGCAGGAGCAAGCGTCGCGAATTGGCAACCAAACCGGCGGTCGCGTGTTTCTGTTTCTGTACACCGATGACTTTTGGCGCGACTTTCACGCCTACCAGGCGAGGGGCGTAGTGTTTGTGCGGGAGCCCAGGGACGAGAGCTACGGCACCGTGGCCGTCTTCAGCGATCTCTACGGCAACCTCTGGGATCTCGTGCAGCCCAGACAAGGATCGTAA
- a CDS encoding MFS transporter: MMKTFYAVVVNSLAASLTNTLVWFAVTFWVYLETKSVVATSIMAGAYLTTTTISGFFLGSLVDRYPKKTAMLVSSLGSLLCYTLASITYLATPPQVFTNASSLMLWTFIILALLGAIIGNLRSIALSTLVTLLIPEDGRDRANGLVGTANGVAFLVASIFSGLAVGFLGIFWVLGFALALTTLVIVHLWTITFAERESVHPEAHTDRIDLRGTIHVIRLVPGLFGLIFFHTFNNFLGGVFMSLMDAYGLLLVSVQVWGGLWGFLSLGFIVGGLIVARKGLGASPLRTLFLTNIVMWIIASIFTIQASIVLLTVGLFLYLCLIPVVEASEQTILQSVIPPERQGRVFGFAQSIEQAASPLTAFLIGPIAQFIFIPFMTTGSGVELLGPWFGTGPDRGLALVFTVTGLIGLAVTLMAMRSYSYRTLSRKYQKQSFALAFSE, encoded by the coding sequence ATGATGAAAACGTTTTATGCTGTGGTCGTAAACTCCCTGGCTGCGTCACTAACGAATACATTGGTGTGGTTTGCCGTCACCTTTTGGGTATATCTTGAAACAAAGTCGGTAGTTGCTACCTCGATCATGGCCGGTGCGTATCTCACCACCACCACTATCTCCGGCTTTTTCCTTGGATCGCTTGTTGATCGGTATCCAAAGAAAACAGCGATGCTCGTATCAAGCCTTGGCTCGCTCCTGTGCTACACGCTCGCAAGCATCACGTACCTCGCCACACCACCCCAGGTCTTTACGAATGCCTCCAGCCTCATGCTTTGGACATTTATCATCCTCGCCCTTCTTGGAGCCATCATCGGCAATCTGCGTTCGATCGCGCTCTCGACCCTTGTGACGCTTCTCATTCCCGAAGACGGGCGCGACCGCGCAAACGGCCTTGTCGGGACGGCGAATGGCGTGGCGTTCCTCGTCGCCTCCATTTTTAGCGGCCTGGCCGTCGGTTTTCTTGGCATCTTCTGGGTGCTTGGCTTCGCGCTCGCCCTGACGACGCTGGTCATTGTCCACCTCTGGACCATCACCTTTGCTGAGCGGGAAAGCGTCCATCCCGAAGCACACACGGATCGGATCGATCTTCGCGGAACCATCCACGTCATCCGGCTGGTCCCTGGATTGTTTGGACTCATCTTCTTTCATACCTTCAACAACTTCCTGGGCGGCGTCTTCATGTCGCTGATGGATGCGTACGGCCTGTTGCTGGTTTCCGTTCAGGTATGGGGCGGGCTCTGGGGCTTTTTGAGCCTGGGCTTTATTGTGGGCGGTCTGATTGTCGCGCGCAAGGGCTTAGGCGCATCACCGCTGCGGACGCTCTTTCTGACCAATATCGTCATGTGGATCATCGCGAGCATCTTTACGATCCAGGCGTCGATCGTCCTGCTCACCGTCGGCTTATTCCTCTACCTCTGCCTCATTCCGGTCGTTGAAGCATCCGAGCAAACGATTTTACAGTCGGTGATCCCGCCCGAACGGCAAGGCCGGGTGTTCGGATTTGCCCAAAGCATCGAGCAAGCGGCATCGCCGCTCACGGCGTTTCTGATCGGCCCGATCGCGCAGTTCATCTTCATTCCATTTATGACCACCGGAAGCGGCGTGGAGCTTCTCGGCCCCTGGTTTGGAACCGGGCCGGATCGCGGGCTCGCGCTCGTATTTACCGTGACTGGTCTGATCGGCCTGGCGGTGACACTGATGGCGATGCGGTCATACTCGTACCGGACATTATCGCGGAAGTATCAAAAGCAATCGTTTGCGCTCGCATTCAGTGAATGA
- a CDS encoding alpha/beta hydrolase, whose amino-acid sequence MTASEHSATQHGHSIRANDLDIYYQEHGQGRPLLLIHGGALTSESWQLYRAAFAERYRVITPDSRGHGRTRNPTGSMSFGLLADDMVALVQALDLQKPLICGYSDGGQVALEIGMRYPDLPQALVIGGAYRELTEASRTWVRSILGDPQSPEVDIEQFERDNADFAAMLKRLHGPDGWKTLLKNIKPMWNASLNYTQDDFARVVAPTMVLLGDRDGFVPVEAGVEMYRLLPNAELAVVPGAEHADFIFSPENIAIVQPLILDFLLRHGDPVGQTAPSEHTS is encoded by the coding sequence ATGACCGCATCGGAGCACAGCGCAACCCAGCACGGCCACTCTATTCGGGCCAATGATCTGGACATCTACTACCAAGAGCATGGACAGGGCAGGCCGCTGCTCTTGATCCACGGTGGTGCCCTGACCAGCGAATCGTGGCAGCTCTATCGCGCCGCCTTTGCCGAGCGCTACCGCGTGATTACGCCCGACAGCCGAGGTCATGGCCGGACCCGTAATCCAACGGGCAGCATGAGCTTTGGATTGCTGGCGGATGATATGGTGGCGCTCGTGCAGGCGCTTGATCTCCAGAAGCCCCTGATCTGCGGCTACAGTGACGGGGGACAGGTTGCGCTGGAGATCGGGATGCGCTATCCCGACCTGCCTCAAGCCCTGGTCATCGGTGGCGCCTACCGCGAGCTTACCGAGGCGTCTCGCACGTGGGTGCGCTCCATTCTCGGCGATCCACAGTCGCCGGAGGTCGACATCGAGCAGTTCGAGCGCGACAACGCGGACTTCGCGGCGATGCTCAAGCGGCTCCATGGACCTGACGGGTGGAAGACGTTGTTGAAAAACATCAAACCGATGTGGAACGCATCGCTGAACTACACCCAGGACGATTTCGCCAGGGTCGTCGCGCCCACAATGGTCCTGCTTGGCGACCGCGATGGCTTTGTCCCTGTCGAAGCTGGCGTCGAGATGTATCGCCTGCTCCCCAATGCCGAGCTTGCCGTGGTTCCCGGCGCCGAGCACGCCGACTTCATCTTCTCGCCGGAGAACATTGCCATCGTCCAACCCCTTATCCTGGACTTTCTGCTGCGGCACGGCGATCCGGTTGGTCAGACAGCGCCATCCGAGCATACGTCCTAG
- a CDS encoding MFS transporter, whose product MAASATAVRQRAALLVGLAYAAFISLGLPDGLTGVAWPSIRSTFGLSLDALGALITTGTLGYLVSSFSSGRVLARIGVGWLLVLSCLATALSLLGYSAAPQWIVMVGLGLLAGLGAGAIDAGLNTYAAENFSPRTMNWLHASFGLGAATGPIVMSSVISAGQSWRLGYLLVGMAQLILASCFAVTRSQWHASADEGHAEPTPSAPMIRTLALPSAWLSILLFFLYAGLELSAGQWLYTLLTEARGMLPALAGIWVSVYWGSLTVGRLLSGVIVAHIPVRTLLQLCMVGAILGVVMLWLNLASWLSLAGVALLGLALAPMFPSLISLTPARMGPAHAANTVGFQIAAATFGAASLVGGFGLIADRLGLETLGPFLLVTAVLLLAAFEILERQPRVPEIRR is encoded by the coding sequence GTGGCTGCCTCTGCTACCGCCGTTCGCCAGCGCGCCGCGCTGCTTGTTGGTCTGGCCTACGCGGCATTTATCAGCTTAGGATTACCCGACGGTTTGACCGGCGTCGCGTGGCCGTCGATCCGCAGCACCTTTGGCCTCTCGCTGGATGCGCTTGGCGCGCTAATCACCACCGGGACGCTCGGCTACCTGGTGTCGAGCTTCAGCAGCGGGCGGGTGCTGGCGCGCATCGGCGTTGGCTGGCTGCTGGTGCTGAGCTGCCTGGCAACCGCGCTCAGCCTGCTGGGCTACAGCGCCGCCCCGCAGTGGATCGTGATGGTCGGGCTGGGGCTGCTGGCGGGTCTGGGTGCGGGCGCGATCGACGCCGGGCTGAACACCTACGCCGCCGAAAACTTCAGCCCACGCACGATGAACTGGCTGCACGCATCGTTTGGCCTTGGCGCGGCGACCGGCCCGATCGTGATGAGCAGCGTGATCAGCGCGGGACAATCCTGGCGGCTGGGCTACCTGCTTGTAGGCATGGCGCAACTGATCCTGGCGAGCTGCTTTGCGGTGACGCGGAGCCAGTGGCACGCATCTGCCGACGAAGGCCACGCCGAGCCAACACCGAGCGCGCCGATGATCCGTACCCTGGCGCTGCCTTCGGCATGGCTGAGTATTCTGCTCTTCTTTCTGTACGCCGGGCTTGAGCTGAGCGCCGGTCAGTGGCTCTACACGCTGCTGACCGAGGCGCGCGGCATGCTGCCAGCGCTGGCAGGCATCTGGGTGAGTGTGTACTGGGGAAGCCTCACCGTCGGGCGGCTGCTGTCTGGGGTGATTGTCGCGCACATCCCGGTGCGGACGCTGCTCCAGCTGTGCATGGTCGGCGCGATTCTCGGCGTTGTGATGCTCTGGCTCAACCTCGCGTCGTGGCTCTCGTTGGCTGGGGTGGCCCTGCTGGGCCTGGCGCTCGCGCCGATGTTTCCGTCGCTGATTTCCCTGACACCGGCGCGCATGGGTCCGGCGCACGCCGCAAACACCGTTGGGTTCCAGATCGCGGCGGCGACGTTCGGCGCTGCATCGCTCGTGGGCGGCTTTGGTCTGATCGCGGATCGATTGGGTCTGGAAACGCTCGGACCATTTTTGCTGGTTACTGCGGTCCTCTTGCTGGCCGCATTTGAGATCTTGGAGCGCCAGCCGCGCGTGCCGGAGATACGCCGCTAA
- a CDS encoding LacI family DNA-binding transcriptional regulator yields MTQDGSREKRQRVTINDVASALGVAVSTVSNAYNRPDQLSTKLRTRILDVAAQLGYPGPDPVARSLRQQRAGAVGVLFSERLSYVFTDPAAVQVLDGIASALEAAGLGLLLVPGRADTTTTVQRALVDGFLLYSMLEDDPLVGAALARRIPTVLLDQPPREGVPSITVDDADGARQAAEHLLSLGHRRFAIITDRLTEPLADSAAAERLTPHEQAAHTFFVTQLRFQGYRRALEQAGLSWNDVPISVCADNSEADGAAAMQALLTRSPRPTAVLCITDRLALGAVTAARQAGLYVPQDISIVGFDDIPPAAHVTPPLTTIRQEHREKGRLAGQALIALLRGEAVAQTGPLPVQLVIRGTTGPVPA; encoded by the coding sequence ATGACCCAGGATGGTTCGCGTGAGAAGCGTCAGCGTGTGACGATCAATGATGTAGCGTCGGCTCTGGGCGTGGCCGTGTCAACGGTGTCAAATGCCTACAATCGTCCCGATCAACTTTCGACAAAGCTGCGGACGCGCATACTGGACGTGGCGGCGCAGCTCGGCTATCCGGGGCCGGACCCCGTCGCGCGCAGCCTGCGGCAGCAGCGTGCAGGCGCGGTGGGCGTGCTCTTCTCCGAGCGCCTGTCGTATGTGTTTACCGATCCGGCTGCCGTGCAGGTGCTCGATGGCATCGCCAGTGCGCTGGAGGCGGCAGGTCTTGGGCTGCTCCTCGTGCCTGGGCGGGCTGACACCACGACGACCGTGCAGCGCGCGCTGGTCGATGGCTTCCTGCTCTACTCGATGCTGGAAGACGATCCGCTGGTGGGGGCAGCGCTGGCACGGCGCATCCCCACGGTGCTGCTCGACCAGCCGCCGAGGGAAGGGGTGCCCTCGATCACGGTTGACGATGCCGATGGTGCGCGACAGGCGGCTGAGCATCTGCTGAGCCTCGGCCACCGGCGCTTCGCAATCATTACCGACCGGCTGACCGAGCCGCTTGCAGACTCGGCAGCGGCAGAGCGCCTGACGCCGCACGAGCAGGCCGCGCACACCTTCTTCGTCACGCAACTGCGTTTCCAGGGGTATCGTCGCGCGCTGGAACAGGCAGGGCTGAGCTGGAACGATGTGCCGATCTCTGTGTGTGCCGACAACAGCGAAGCTGATGGCGCGGCGGCCATGCAGGCGTTGCTGACCCGGTCGCCTCGACCGACGGCGGTGCTGTGCATCACGGATCGGCTCGCGCTGGGTGCGGTGACGGCGGCGCGGCAGGCGGGCCTGTATGTGCCGCAGGATATATCCATTGTTGGCTTCGATGACATCCCGCCCGCCGCGCATGTGACCCCGCCGCTGACCACGATCCGGCAGGAGCACCGCGAAAAGGGGCGCCTGGCAGGCCAGGCGCTGATCGCACTGCTCCGGGGCGAGGCGGTCGCACAGACGGGGCCGCTCCCGGTGCAGCTCGTGATCCGTGGAACAACAGGTCCAGTCCCCGCCTGA